Proteins from a genomic interval of Kribbella aluminosa:
- a CDS encoding PQQ-binding-like beta-propeller repeat protein: MNDSSSITRRRALQLAAAAAVAAGTTVTAGGPARAVGQRESTEVTDLGPGVSKFALMSGVLVGDTFYIGSRNLDPPHVIGYHLPTRKVVSRADLTSGYSIQALAADPSGRYLYAGVLQDAAGPPNLHRIDLTDPGTAQPVGRTGERDIRDLAVAPDGVVYAVGGDGGTIAPALWEYDPATGLVRSLGVPDANATLAQAVAATDATVFFGAGSILAGGGGASHATLFALDRATGSFTSVLPAAFATAVSVTDLQVLGDRLAVGLKGPGKSVLMMLGNLSSYETIPRTGILFQASGDTIYFANNPNVYAYSTVTKKVTTVQDGQDLGTTWGLGVHDGTVVSVSDYGFVATIDPVARSVSFTDLGEAGAPADPQLAMGIEAGAGYAYVGGTGVVARHALDSGAVVNLQLPGEAKDGVVVDGVLFTGQYNNQGLWSYDPAGAGPARVAGFPTGQNRPLDVCWDAVNRLVLVGVQSDTNAGGCFAAYDVALRQVRTWVNPIDSLQMVRAVATRNGLAFLGGDNIYAGGPRSTVVAFDPLTGTEQWRLDPGAPYGIAALAVQSHYLYCLHRQASGLTVIDLETRSVVHRTDLSAVCTDFGALVTNRGVVYGVSDTTVFQIDPSSFAVRVVVADINGGWYSGPHITNDEQGMLYTMRDRNLVRINDRAPAAR; this comes from the coding sequence ATGAACGATTCGAGCTCGATCACACGACGCCGCGCCCTCCAGCTCGCGGCGGCCGCGGCGGTTGCCGCGGGCACCACAGTCACGGCCGGCGGCCCGGCGCGGGCAGTCGGGCAGCGCGAGTCCACGGAGGTCACCGACCTCGGGCCGGGAGTGAGCAAGTTCGCGCTCATGAGCGGCGTGCTGGTCGGCGACACCTTCTACATCGGTTCACGCAATCTCGATCCGCCCCACGTGATCGGCTACCACCTTCCGACCCGGAAGGTCGTCTCGCGTGCGGACCTGACGTCCGGCTACAGCATCCAGGCACTCGCGGCCGACCCCTCGGGACGCTACCTCTACGCGGGCGTTCTGCAGGACGCCGCCGGGCCACCGAACCTGCACCGCATCGATCTCACCGACCCCGGGACGGCGCAGCCGGTGGGCCGGACAGGCGAACGCGACATCCGTGATCTTGCGGTGGCGCCCGACGGCGTCGTCTACGCGGTCGGCGGCGACGGCGGTACGATCGCGCCCGCGCTCTGGGAGTACGACCCGGCCACCGGCCTGGTCCGCAGTCTCGGCGTACCCGATGCCAATGCGACGCTCGCGCAGGCGGTAGCGGCGACTGACGCGACAGTGTTCTTCGGAGCCGGAAGCATCCTCGCCGGTGGCGGCGGCGCGAGCCACGCGACGCTGTTCGCCCTCGACCGCGCGACGGGTTCGTTCACCTCTGTTCTGCCCGCGGCGTTCGCAACCGCGGTGTCCGTGACCGACCTCCAGGTTCTCGGGGACCGGCTCGCAGTCGGGCTCAAAGGCCCCGGCAAGTCGGTACTGATGATGCTGGGCAACCTGTCGTCGTACGAGACGATCCCGCGGACCGGCATCCTCTTCCAGGCATCCGGCGACACCATCTACTTCGCCAACAACCCCAACGTCTACGCATACTCCACGGTGACCAAGAAGGTCACCACCGTGCAGGACGGGCAGGACCTCGGCACCACCTGGGGCCTCGGCGTGCACGACGGCACCGTGGTCAGCGTGTCCGACTACGGCTTCGTCGCGACCATCGACCCGGTCGCGCGCTCGGTGTCGTTCACCGATCTCGGTGAGGCGGGCGCGCCGGCCGATCCGCAGCTCGCCATGGGCATCGAGGCAGGAGCGGGTTACGCGTACGTCGGTGGTACCGGAGTGGTCGCGCGGCACGCGTTGGACAGCGGAGCGGTCGTCAACCTGCAGCTGCCTGGCGAGGCCAAGGACGGCGTTGTCGTCGACGGCGTTCTCTTCACCGGGCAGTACAACAACCAGGGCTTGTGGTCGTACGACCCTGCTGGCGCCGGGCCTGCTCGCGTGGCCGGCTTTCCCACCGGGCAGAACAGGCCCCTCGACGTCTGCTGGGATGCCGTCAACCGCCTCGTCCTGGTCGGGGTGCAGTCGGACACCAATGCGGGTGGCTGCTTCGCCGCGTACGACGTGGCGCTGCGGCAGGTGCGGACCTGGGTCAACCCGATCGACTCTCTCCAGATGGTTCGGGCGGTGGCGACCCGCAACGGTCTCGCCTTCCTCGGCGGCGACAACATCTATGCAGGCGGCCCCCGCAGTACGGTCGTCGCCTTCGATCCGCTGACGGGAACGGAGCAGTGGCGGCTCGACCCCGGGGCGCCGTACGGGATCGCCGCACTCGCCGTACAAAGCCACTATCTGTACTGCCTGCACCGCCAGGCGAGCGGCCTGACGGTCATCGATCTCGAGACGCGATCGGTCGTTCATCGCACCGACCTGAGCGCCGTCTGCACCGACTTCGGAGCACTCGTCACCAACCGAGGCGTCGTCTACGGAGTCTCGGACACCACGGTGTTCCAGATCGATCCGTCGAGCTTCGCCGTCCGCGTGGTCGTTGCCGACATCAACGGTGGGTGGTACAGCGGCCCGCACATCACCAACGACGAACAGGGCATGCTGTACACGATGCGCGACCGCAACCTGGTCCGCATCAACGACCGAGCCCCAGCCGCTCGTTGA
- a CDS encoding polysaccharide lyase → MSRRTLFRASAAIGLAAPAHTATQRVRPRPDSTVVFSDDFSSGNLSSWPLTGLNGNGTMGVVAGPTDAQNPAARFTIPDDGQSYRSEVALRTFGYGQFRFRLSTYLPANWTPFSAGTITAQWHGYKLVNGADTNPPIQLAVIQDYWQVRIHHLVDPTTVVSTSFDLGACAFGAWSHWDFNITWSTPDSDGLVTASLNGTQVLSHPGPNNYHQDLAPYFHLGIYRPNWNPANFPGYPTGGPDVVVYDDDIIIEQL, encoded by the coding sequence ATGTCACGACGAACCCTGTTCCGCGCGTCCGCGGCGATCGGCCTCGCCGCTCCGGCCCACACCGCCACCCAACGGGTTCGCCCGCGACCTGACAGTACGGTCGTCTTTTCCGACGACTTCTCCTCCGGCAACCTGTCCAGCTGGCCACTCACCGGGCTGAACGGCAACGGCACCATGGGCGTCGTCGCTGGCCCGACGGACGCGCAGAACCCGGCTGCCCGCTTCACCATCCCCGACGACGGGCAGTCCTACCGCTCCGAGGTGGCGCTCCGAACGTTCGGCTACGGGCAGTTCCGCTTCCGGCTCTCGACGTACCTTCCCGCGAACTGGACGCCCTTCTCCGCAGGGACGATTACCGCACAATGGCACGGCTACAAGCTGGTCAACGGGGCCGACACCAATCCCCCGATCCAGCTGGCCGTCATTCAGGACTACTGGCAGGTCCGCATCCATCACCTTGTAGACCCAACCACTGTGGTCAGTACATCTTTCGATCTCGGCGCCTGCGCCTTCGGCGCCTGGAGCCACTGGGACTTCAACATCACCTGGTCGACACCGGATTCCGACGGCCTGGTGACCGCGTCGCTGAACGGCACACAGGTTCTCAGTCACCCGGGACCGAACAACTACCACCAGGACCTGGCGCCGTACTTCCATCTCGGCATCTATCGGCCGAACTGGAACCCCGCCAACTTCCCCGGCTACCCCACCGGAGGACCCGACGTCGTGGTCTACGACGACGACATCATCATCGAACAACTGTGA
- a CDS encoding gfo/Idh/MocA family oxidoreductase: protein MNPVRFGLVGTDSPHAISFTKLLAAGTVDGGQVAGAWSAEPREDFPLSSRGAPNSQTLAELGVPLLDTPEQVAELSDVILIVEADARTHADLFHRVAHFGKPVYVDTRFAMTSAEARGMLDAAAGALVLAGSPKRFTHEFQRSLRSEPVLTADLSGPLPTQPGHPGLSWYGVHLVDLAVAALGPGCETVGLDDGVLTLTWPDDRQARLSGPAEWEPVTAGRLRFATGEESFEIVAGEPMLTGLLTALIAAGRNHRPTVPTTEILDIVAIVEAGNRCLAGSTRQSVNR from the coding sequence ATGAACCCCGTCCGCTTCGGGCTCGTCGGCACCGACTCACCCCATGCCATCTCGTTCACCAAATTGCTTGCCGCCGGAACCGTGGACGGCGGGCAAGTGGCCGGGGCCTGGTCCGCAGAACCCCGCGAGGACTTCCCGCTCAGCAGCCGCGGCGCCCCCAACTCCCAGACATTGGCCGAACTCGGCGTGCCACTGCTCGACACCCCGGAACAGGTGGCAGAACTATCCGACGTGATCCTGATCGTCGAAGCAGACGCGCGAACGCACGCTGACCTCTTCCATCGAGTCGCCCACTTCGGCAAACCCGTCTATGTCGACACCAGGTTCGCAATGACCTCTGCCGAGGCACGCGGCATGCTCGACGCCGCCGCCGGTGCTCTCGTACTGGCAGGCTCACCGAAGAGGTTCACCCACGAATTCCAGCGCAGCCTGCGCTCCGAGCCCGTCCTCACGGCAGACCTGAGCGGCCCACTCCCGACCCAGCCCGGTCATCCAGGTCTCTCCTGGTACGGCGTCCACTTGGTCGACCTCGCCGTCGCCGCCCTCGGCCCCGGCTGCGAAACCGTCGGACTCGATGATGGCGTACTGACCCTCACCTGGCCCGACGACCGCCAGGCCCGACTCTCCGGCCCCGCAGAGTGGGAGCCGGTCACGGCCGGCCGGCTGCGCTTCGCAACCGGCGAGGAGTCGTTCGAGATCGTTGCCGGAGAACCCATGCTCACCGGCCTGCTCACCGCCTTGATCGCCGCCGGCCGCAACCACCGCCCGACAGTCCCGACCACCGAGATCCTCGACATCGTCGCGATCGTCGAGGCCGGCAACCGCTGCCTTGCCGGATCCACGCGTCAGTCCGTGAACCGCTGA